The Sulfurimonas lithotrophica genome includes a region encoding these proteins:
- a CDS encoding SH3 domain-containing protein has protein sequence MLKKTIALAMLFIGVFAYAQSMYVISDDLNVRLLPSKYGKKTSVLLKGQRVDVYETKNGWARVTEYYDGYSEEVNGRVARWVYAKYLSNTKPKKKIIKSNSPVAKALEASDDYEKYHESFISASEQLIKNGTCTIKNFNEQGGWARSTTRGKGVYFTYCGGMRLSNKVYINVVTGKISR, from the coding sequence ATGTTAAAAAAAACAATTGCACTAGCGATGCTATTCATTGGTGTGTTTGCTTATGCACAATCAATGTATGTAATTTCTGATGACTTAAATGTCAGATTGTTACCATCAAAATATGGGAAAAAAACAAGTGTTTTACTAAAAGGTCAAAGGGTTGATGTATATGAAACAAAAAATGGCTGGGCAAGGGTTACAGAATATTATGATGGGTATTCCGAAGAAGTAAATGGAAGAGTTGCAAGATGGGTTTATGCTAAATATCTTTCAAATACCAAACCAAAGAAAAAAATAATCAAATCCAATTCTCCTGTTGCTAAAGCATTAGAGGCTTCTGATGATTATGAAAAATATCATGAAAGCTTTATATCCGCATCAGAACAACTAATTAAAAATGGTACGTGTACAATCAAAAATTTTAATGAACAAGGCGGTTGGGCACGTTCCACAACAAGAGGTAAGGGAGTTTATTTTACCTACTGTGGTGGAATGAGATTGAGTAACAAAGTCTATATCAATGTAGTTACTGGAAAAATTTCTAGGTAG
- a CDS encoding shikimate dehydrogenase: MSKLFAIFGDPVSHSRSPLMHNSVFKNLNYPACYTRVHLKDGSKLRETFFNLKLSGANITVPHKEAAYNACDEIRGFAKTVGVVNTIINENGRLIGYNTDADGFIYAISEFRDIKSILVIGAGGTAKALTSRFKQENIYVSVLNRSESRLKEFKTVVDATYIWDTFKVQKYDLVVNTTSAGLSDDNYPCPKDILENILDNTSYVADAIYGKLTPFLQLAADKNITYKDGSDMLLGQGVLANELFVDGELKKDDIRKYMKKSFEL; encoded by the coding sequence GTGTCTAAACTATTTGCCATTTTCGGCGATCCTGTTTCACATTCGCGTTCCCCTCTTATGCATAATAGTGTATTTAAAAACCTTAATTATCCTGCTTGTTATACTCGTGTGCATCTAAAAGACGGCTCAAAACTTCGTGAAACTTTTTTTAATCTAAAACTTAGCGGTGCAAATATAACAGTACCGCATAAAGAAGCAGCATATAACGCTTGTGATGAAATAAGAGGCTTCGCAAAAACTGTAGGTGTTGTAAATACCATTATAAATGAAAACGGTAGGCTTATAGGTTATAACACTGATGCCGATGGTTTTATATATGCTATAAGTGAATTTAGGGATATAAAAAGTATTTTAGTTATAGGCGCAGGCGGTACGGCTAAAGCACTTACTTCAAGATTTAAACAAGAGAACATATATGTAAGTGTCTTAAATAGAAGTGAATCCAGACTAAAAGAGTTTAAAACTGTAGTAGATGCTACATATATATGGGATACTTTCAAAGTACAAAAGTATGATTTAGTCGTAAATACTACAAGTGCCGGTTTAAGTGACGATAATTATCCATGTCCAAAAGATATACTTGAAAATATACTAGATAATACTTCTTATGTAGCTGATGCAATATACGGAAAACTAACACCCTTTTTACAACTTGCGGCTGATAAAAACATTACATATAAAGACGGTTCGGATATGTTACTTGGTCAAGGTGTTTTAGCTAACGAGTTGTTTGTGGATGGTGAGTTGAAAAAAGATGATATTCGTAAATATATGAAAAAAAGCTTCGAGCTTTAA
- the dnaJ gene encoding molecular chaperone DnaJ — protein MEEMSYYEILEISTTADKSTIKKAYRKLAKEYHPDKNPGDKEAEHKFKLCNEAYQCLSDDKQRSIYDRYGKEGLQGMGGGRSSGMGGFDDLGSIFEEMFNGFGGRSSRRRQNPADMDKYQLDMNINMSLSFHEAVFGCEKEVTFNYKDACKPCKGTGAKDAKLSTCKQCGGQGQVHMQQGFMTFSQTCPACNGSGSAPSEPCPSCKGSGYEEKRGSVTLKVPKGIDDGNRLRVSGKGNIGKRGNRGDLYVTFEVKPDKHFVRDGNNIYIEIPVFFTQAITGETITIPSLTGELELKLETGTRDKQQFTFRGEGIEDVHGHGKGHLIAQINITYPKSLDSKQKELIAELQESFGIESKPHESVLDSAIDKMKSWFK, from the coding sequence ATGGAAGAAATGAGTTATTATGAAATACTTGAAATAAGCACAACTGCAGATAAAAGTACGATTAAAAAAGCATACAGAAAACTAGCAAAAGAATATCATCCCGACAAAAATCCGGGTGATAAGGAAGCTGAACATAAATTCAAACTTTGTAATGAAGCTTACCAATGTTTAAGTGATGACAAACAAAGAAGTATCTATGACCGTTACGGTAAAGAAGGTTTGCAGGGTATGGGCGGTGGTCGCTCATCCGGCATGGGTGGTTTTGATGATCTTGGTTCAATCTTTGAAGAGATGTTTAACGGTTTTGGAGGGAGAAGTTCACGCAGACGCCAAAACCCTGCCGATATGGATAAATATCAACTCGATATGAACATAAATATGTCTCTATCTTTTCATGAAGCCGTTTTTGGATGTGAAAAAGAGGTTACGTTTAACTATAAAGATGCCTGTAAACCTTGTAAAGGAACAGGAGCAAAAGACGCTAAACTATCTACTTGTAAACAGTGTGGAGGTCAAGGTCAAGTTCATATGCAACAAGGCTTTATGACATTTTCTCAAACTTGTCCTGCTTGTAACGGTAGCGGAAGTGCACCAAGTGAGCCGTGTCCAAGTTGTAAAGGAAGCGGGTATGAAGAAAAAAGAGGTAGTGTTACACTAAAAGTTCCAAAAGGTATAGACGACGGTAACCGTTTAAGAGTTTCAGGTAAAGGTAACATAGGTAAACGTGGAAACCGCGGTGATTTATATGTTACATTCGAGGTTAAACCTGATAAACACTTTGTAAGAGACGGAAATAATATATACATAGAGATTCCCGTATTTTTTACTCAGGCAATTACTGGTGAAACTATTACGATTCCATCACTTACGGGTGAGCTAGAGCTCAAACTTGAAACCGGAACAAGAGATAAACAACAGTTTACTTTCCGTGGTGAAGGTATTGAAGACGTGCACGGTCATGGGAAAGGTCACTTGATTGCACAAATCAATATTACATATCCAAAAAGTTTAGATTCCAAACAAAAAGAGCTTATTGCAGAACTTCAAGAATCTTTTGGAATAGAATCAAAACCACATGAAAGTGTGCTTGATTCTGCAATAGATAAAATGAAGAGTTGGTTTAAGTAA
- a CDS encoding class II aldolase and adducin N-terminal domain-containing protein gives MNRKHIKDTLSSLALSMFRKDFFGIYHGSLSAKVESNRFIINTKEAVFDAIDDSSLIELYFKRDYRWNQASIDSTIHHSIYSQISDAKFISFSMPPFTTAYSLEHNVITPKDYFGHRDIGSIEIVKPGNFDDWYDRAQSTITHYFQKNKTNIMVVSGYGVYSYNRDIHEMAKKLAILEKSCRLLMLDEASKDYRFD, from the coding sequence ATGAATAGAAAACATATAAAAGATACTTTATCAAGCTTAGCACTATCCATGTTTAGAAAAGATTTCTTTGGAATATACCATGGCTCATTATCTGCCAAAGTCGAATCAAACCGTTTTATTATAAATACAAAAGAGGCTGTTTTTGATGCTATAGATGATTCTTCTTTAATAGAGCTTTATTTTAAAAGAGACTATCGATGGAACCAAGCGAGTATAGACTCGACTATTCATCACAGCATCTACTCTCAAATATCGGATGCAAAATTCATATCTTTTTCAATGCCGCCTTTTACGACTGCGTATTCATTAGAACACAACGTTATAACGCCTAAAGATTATTTCGGACATAGAGATATTGGCTCTATAGAGATTGTTAAACCGGGTAACTTTGATGACTGGTATGATCGTGCGCAAAGTACCATTACACACTACTTTCAAAAAAATAAAACTAATATTATGGTTGTTAGCGGTTACGGTGTTTATTCTTATAATAGAGATATTCACGAAATGGCTAAAAAATTAGCTATATTGGAAAAAAGCTGCAGACTTTTAATGTTAGATGAGGCAAGTAAAGATTACCGTTTTGATTAG
- a CDS encoding DUF1882 domain-containing protein encodes MTAMDMKLIKMITSHYWQKSDSVVDKISFKGRTFYNKFKKVNAPLNSQVINKHLKGEITVAHSLVNARGKVENIVIDYNGRDPERFYHKAQLLLREEGYINFTAYKTKTEGHLHVYIHKGHTTLQEAIQLGKMISMKLAAKQPKQWRMFPNNDMPNEYNILTLPYEVYAKERGASWSKHM; translated from the coding sequence ATGACTGCTATGGATATGAAACTTATTAAAATGATTACCAGCCACTATTGGCAAAAAAGTGATTCGGTAGTTGATAAGATTTCTTTTAAAGGACGTACTTTTTACAATAAATTTAAAAAAGTAAACGCTCCTTTAAACTCGCAAGTCATAAATAAACACCTTAAAGGCGAAATTACCGTCGCGCATTCTTTAGTAAACGCCCGCGGAAAAGTTGAAAATATAGTTATAGACTATAACGGTAGAGATCCTGAAAGGTTTTATCACAAGGCACAACTTTTGCTACGGGAAGAGGGATATATAAACTTTACGGCATACAAGACGAAAACAGAGGGTCATCTTCACGTATATATACATAAAGGTCATACCACTTTACAAGAGGCTATACAACTTGGTAAAATGATTAGTATGAAACTAGCTGCAAAACAACCAAAGCAGTGGCGTATGTTTCCAAATAACGATATGCCTAACGAGTATAACATACTTACGCTACCTTATGAGGTATATGCTAAAGAACGCGGTGCTTCTTGGTCGAAGCATATGTAA
- a CDS encoding SPOR domain-containing protein translates to MEEKNELNDIILNKGNSSSSNKKVVLAVATLGVVLIIVVMLMNTLNSTDGENLPKPVPLPTPQSVAEKSVVEETPKEEALFEEVEVVQEKAIEENNLDQIAQKLKQESMAESTKEIKKTQSKSENSEASKKPVTQQKQQFTKTTQTKSSGEQYFVQVGSFSKYKPNKKFLDSITSKGYTYQFHKVGKLNKVLVGPFANEREARTALRTIRSNIEAGAFLTKK, encoded by the coding sequence ATGGAAGAGAAAAACGAGTTAAACGATATTATATTAAACAAAGGTAATAGTTCTAGTTCAAACAAAAAAGTAGTGCTGGCTGTTGCTACTTTAGGAGTAGTGCTAATAATAGTTGTTATGCTTATGAATACCCTTAACTCAACAGATGGCGAAAACTTGCCAAAACCTGTTCCTCTTCCGACTCCGCAAAGTGTAGCTGAAAAATCAGTAGTAGAAGAGACACCTAAAGAAGAAGCTCTTTTTGAAGAAGTTGAAGTTGTTCAAGAAAAAGCAATTGAAGAGAATAACCTTGATCAAATCGCACAAAAACTAAAACAAGAAAGTATGGCGGAATCTACCAAGGAGATTAAAAAAACGCAAAGTAAATCTGAAAATTCAGAAGCTTCAAAAAAACCTGTAACACAGCAAAAACAGCAATTTACTAAAACAACACAGACAAAATCTTCAGGTGAACAGTATTTTGTTCAAGTTGGTTCTTTTTCAAAGTATAAACCAAACAAAAAGTTTTTAGATTCAATTACAAGTAAAGGTTATACGTACCAATTCCATAAAGTAGGCAAACTAAACAAAGTATTAGTAGGTCCTTTCGCAAATGAAAGAGAAGCAAGAACTGCACTTAGAACTATTAGAAGCAATATTGAAGCCGGAGCTTTTTTAACAAAAAAATAG
- a CDS encoding serine hydroxymethyltransferase, whose translation MSFLQEFDKEIFDLCEKELERQTDHLEMIASENFTLPAVMEAMGSVFTNKYAEGYPAKRYYGGCEYADSVEQLAIDRACELFGCKYANVQPHSGSQANAAVYAGLLKAGDKLLGMDLSHGGHLTHGSKPSFSGQNYSSFTYGVELDGRMNYDKIMEIAKAVKPKIIVCGASAYAREIDFKKFREIADEVGAIMFADIAHVAGLVAAGEHPSPFPHAHVVTTTTHKTLAGPRGGMIMTNDEEIAKKMNSAIFPALQGGPLVHVIAAKAVGFKHNLSPAWKEYAKQVKANAKVLAEVLIKRGYDVVSDGTDNHLVLVSFVGREISGKDADAALGNAGITVNKNTVPGETRSPFVTSGIRVGSPALTSRGMKEKEFEIIANKIADVLDDINNTELQAKVKEELKELAQNFVIYNQSTY comes from the coding sequence ATGAGTTTTTTACAAGAATTTGATAAAGAGATTTTCGATTTATGCGAAAAAGAGTTGGAAAGACAAACCGATCATTTAGAGATGATTGCATCTGAGAACTTTACGCTTCCTGCAGTTATGGAAGCTATGGGTTCTGTTTTTACAAATAAATATGCCGAGGGTTATCCTGCTAAACGTTACTACGGCGGTTGTGAATATGCCGACAGCGTTGAACAATTGGCAATTGACCGTGCATGTGAACTTTTTGGATGTAAATATGCAAATGTCCAACCTCACTCAGGTTCTCAAGCTAACGCTGCCGTTTATGCGGGTCTTTTAAAAGCAGGTGATAAGCTTTTAGGTATGGATTTAAGTCACGGCGGTCACTTAACTCATGGTTCAAAACCAAGTTTTTCCGGTCAAAACTATTCAAGTTTTACTTATGGTGTTGAGCTTGACGGTCGTATGAACTATGATAAAATCATGGAAATAGCAAAAGCCGTTAAACCAAAAATTATAGTTTGTGGTGCTTCCGCATATGCTCGTGAAATAGACTTTAAAAAATTCCGTGAGATAGCTGACGAAGTAGGAGCTATAATGTTTGCGGATATAGCTCACGTTGCTGGTTTAGTTGCTGCCGGCGAACACCCTAGTCCATTCCCTCATGCACACGTAGTAACTACTACTACGCATAAAACTCTTGCAGGACCACGCGGTGGTATGATTATGACAAACGATGAAGAGATTGCTAAAAAAATGAACTCTGCAATCTTCCCTGCTCTACAAGGTGGACCTTTAGTGCATGTAATTGCTGCAAAAGCAGTTGGATTTAAACATAACCTAAGCCCTGCTTGGAAAGAGTATGCTAAACAAGTTAAAGCTAATGCAAAAGTTTTAGCCGAAGTACTTATAAAACGCGGTTATGATGTAGTAAGCGACGGTACTGATAATCACTTAGTATTAGTTTCTTTTGTTGGTCGTGAAATATCAGGTAAAGATGCAGATGCAGCACTTGGCAATGCAGGTATTACCGTAAATAAAAACACTGTTCCCGGTGAGACAAGAAGCCCGTTTGTAACTTCAGGTATCAGAGTAGGTTCTCCTGCACTTACAAGTCGTGGTATGAAAGAGAAAGAGTTTGAGATTATTGCGAACAAAATAGCAGATGTTTTAGATGATATAAATAACACAGAATTACAGGCAAAAGTAAAAGAAGAGTTAAAAGAGTTAGCTCAAAACTTTGTTATTTACAACCAATCAACTTACTAA
- the recR gene encoding recombination mediator RecR — protein MIGSLEKFNRLVEALEALPTIGKKSATRLAYYMVMNDSYTGIQISHAIEDALGSLRKCNNCGGMSEDELCFICCDESRDESLLCIVESAKDILLLEENGLFDGKYFVLDSLENLSIEHLEKIVKNGVKEIVFAITPSISNDAVILYIEDKLQKYNINFSKIAQGVPTGVSLENIDILSLTRALETRVKV, from the coding sequence GTGATAGGCTCTTTAGAAAAGTTTAACCGTTTAGTAGAAGCTCTTGAAGCACTACCTACTATCGGTAAAAAATCTGCTACAAGACTTGCATACTATATGGTTATGAACGATTCATATACGGGTATTCAAATATCTCATGCAATAGAAGATGCACTTGGATCATTGAGAAAGTGTAACAATTGCGGCGGTATGAGTGAAGACGAACTTTGTTTTATATGTTGTGATGAGAGTAGGGATGAATCACTGCTTTGTATAGTTGAGAGTGCAAAGGATATCTTGCTTCTTGAAGAAAACGGACTTTTTGATGGAAAATACTTTGTGCTTGATTCATTAGAAAATCTAAGTATTGAGCATCTGGAAAAAATTGTAAAAAACGGTGTAAAAGAGATTGTATTTGCGATCACTCCGTCTATTTCTAACGATGCAGTTATTTTGTATATAGAAGATAAGCTACAAAAGTATAATATTAACTTCTCTAAAATAGCTCAGGGTGTACCCACAGGCGTTAGTTTGGAAAATATAGACATATTGTCTTTAACAAGAGCACTAGAGACAAGAGTTAAAGTTTAA
- the mltA gene encoding murein transglycosylase A, with protein sequence MKYIVNFLVILLIFIGCSTKEYVKIQSLPKTNLVCTEFENLPDWEDEDYDLALRGFKDSCKSGRTKKIYKDLCSKAENVEDAREFFISNFLPFEIHTQEGEEEGLLTGYYEPYLRGSLTKHDQYIYPVYETPKDLITVDLSSIYPDLKHYRLRGRLQDNKIVPYYTRKESSKDVIEADVICYVDNKIDLFFLEVQGSGRVLLDNNETIFIGYDNQNGHKYKSIGKYLVDKGEIPLENISLQSIRKWFRENPDRVEEVLNYNDSLVFFKQKEQPATGSLGLELTPRRSIAVDKRYIPLGSMLYCSAEQNATKFSHIVQAQDTGGAIKGEIRADMFLGFGDDARSVAGRLKAPLKLWIFLPKGDM encoded by the coding sequence ATGAAGTATATAGTTAATTTTTTAGTAATATTATTAATATTTATAGGTTGTAGTACAAAAGAGTATGTAAAGATTCAGTCTCTACCAAAAACAAATCTTGTTTGCACGGAATTTGAGAATCTGCCAGACTGGGAAGATGAAGATTATGATCTAGCTTTGAGAGGTTTTAAAGATAGCTGTAAGAGCGGTAGAACAAAAAAAATCTATAAAGACTTGTGTAGTAAAGCCGAGAATGTTGAGGATGCAAGAGAGTTTTTTATATCTAATTTTTTACCTTTTGAGATACACACTCAAGAGGGAGAAGAAGAAGGATTGCTAACAGGATATTATGAGCCTTACTTAAGAGGATCGCTCACAAAACATGACCAATATATTTATCCTGTATATGAAACTCCAAAAGATTTAATTACGGTGGATCTTAGCTCTATTTATCCTGATTTGAAACATTATAGACTTAGAGGTCGTCTGCAAGATAACAAAATAGTGCCTTATTATACACGTAAAGAGAGTTCTAAGGATGTTATAGAAGCAGATGTGATTTGTTATGTGGATAATAAAATAGATCTCTTCTTTTTAGAAGTTCAAGGTTCCGGTCGTGTACTTTTAGATAACAATGAAACAATCTTTATAGGGTATGACAATCAAAACGGACATAAATATAAATCTATAGGTAAATATTTAGTTGACAAAGGTGAAATACCTTTAGAAAATATCTCACTTCAATCTATTCGTAAATGGTTTAGAGAAAATCCGGATAGAGTAGAGGAAGTTTTAAATTATAATGATTCTCTTGTGTTTTTTAAACAAAAAGAACAGCCTGCAACAGGTTCACTTGGACTTGAATTGACACCTAGACGCTCAATAGCCGTAGATAAAAGATATATACCCTTAGGTAGTATGCTTTATTGTTCTGCAGAACAAAATGCTACAAAGTTTTCTCATATTGTTCAGGCTCAAGACACGGGTGGGGCGATAAAAGGTGAGATACGTGCAGATATGTTCCTTGGTTTTGGAGATGATGCAAGAAGTGTAGCAGGAAGATTAAAAGCCCCGTTAAAGCTTTGGATATTTTTACCAAAAGGTGATATGTGA
- a CDS encoding anthranilate synthase component I family protein — protein sequence MIYSKKFIQDMLAPIAVYEKIKALYPHEITCLLESAGQSEGNYSFIAIGARERLQYIDDKTVYTDAEGEKHTKEENPFDFLKNYYKNIDSDEYKKATSELKIGYVDGFLGYIGYDMVKVFEPKLHSSMDNLKDELNTPDLDLILPKLVIVYSHKNHEITLVSTLEKYSKQFQNIENELKSPSEYIEMVKNIGNDEGSFAHSKEKFFKMIDDSKEMIKSGDVFQILMTNRFTRNIKVDPFSFYRILRTKNPSPYMFLMEYEDFSIVGSSPEVMVRLNEGELLLRPIAGTRKRGATKQRDRELEEELLADPKELAEHLMLIDLGRNDVSRVAKTGTVKVEDMMHIERFSHVMHIVSDVVAEISDDKDMFDLFMATFTAGTMTGAPKIRAMELIAEYEGIKRGFYSGSIGYFGFDGNMDTAITIRTAMVKEDKVILQAGAGVVADSQNELEYLEVTNKLGALVHSLKDLD from the coding sequence ATGATATATTCAAAAAAATTTATACAAGATATGCTTGCACCGATTGCGGTGTATGAAAAAATTAAAGCACTATATCCACATGAAATAACTTGTCTCTTAGAGAGTGCAGGTCAAAGTGAAGGCAACTATAGCTTTATAGCTATTGGGGCTCGCGAAAGACTGCAATATATAGATGATAAAACAGTATATACGGATGCAGAAGGGGAAAAACATACAAAAGAAGAAAATCCTTTTGATTTTTTAAAAAACTACTATAAAAATATAGATAGCGATGAATATAAGAAAGCAACTTCTGAGTTAAAAATTGGTTATGTTGATGGTTTTTTAGGTTACATAGGTTACGATATGGTAAAAGTGTTCGAGCCAAAACTACACTCTAGTATGGATAACTTAAAAGATGAGCTAAATACACCAGATTTAGACTTAATCTTACCAAAACTGGTCATTGTATATTCACACAAGAACCATGAGATAACTTTAGTATCTACCTTAGAAAAATATTCTAAACAGTTTCAAAACATAGAAAATGAACTAAAATCACCATCTGAATATATAGAGATGGTTAAAAATATAGGTAATGACGAAGGAAGCTTTGCACACTCAAAAGAGAAATTTTTCAAAATGATTGATGACTCCAAAGAGATGATAAAAAGCGGAGATGTTTTTCAGATACTTATGACAAATCGATTTACAAGAAATATAAAAGTAGATCCGTTTAGTTTTTACCGAATTTTAAGAACTAAAAACCCATCTCCTTATATGTTTTTAATGGAATACGAAGATTTTAGTATAGTAGGAAGTTCACCAGAAGTTATGGTTAGACTAAATGAAGGCGAACTTTTACTTCGTCCTATTGCAGGTACTAGAAAACGCGGAGCTACTAAACAAAGAGACCGTGAACTAGAAGAAGAACTTTTAGCCGATCCAAAAGAATTAGCCGAGCATCTGATGCTTATAGACTTAGGCAGAAACGATGTAAGCCGTGTTGCAAAGACGGGTACCGTAAAAGTAGAAGATATGATGCATATCGAGAGATTTAGCCATGTTATGCACATAGTATCTGATGTTGTTGCAGAGATAAGTGATGATAAAGATATGTTTGATTTGTTTATGGCAACTTTTACGGCAGGTACTATGACAGGTGCTCCAAAAATTCGTGCCATGGAATTAATAGCCGAATATGAAGGTATAAAACGCGGTTTTTACAGTGGAAGTATAGGTTACTTTGGTTTTGATGGAAATATGGATACCGCCATAACAATTAGAACGGCAATGGTTAAAGAAGACAAAGTTATTCTTCAAGCCGGAGCAGGAGTTGTAGCAGATAGTCAAAATGAACTTGAATATCTTGAAGTAACAAATAAACTCGGAGCATTAGTTCATTCACTCAAGGATTTAGACTAG
- a CDS encoding DUF2018 family protein: MAKFEALLEDEDNIFGGTPKSKYWDFHNQVSKDLAEDEFDNIVEKIAVMEAILAESNGIENIDNMIRTYVLENSAEVEHMKKNVYMELASSLLERVND; the protein is encoded by the coding sequence ATGGCAAAATTTGAAGCACTATTAGAAGATGAAGATAATATTTTTGGCGGTACGCCAAAGTCAAAATACTGGGATTTTCACAACCAAGTAAGTAAAGATTTAGCTGAAGATGAGTTTGACAATATAGTTGAAAAAATAGCCGTAATGGAAGCTATATTAGCCGAGAGTAACGGTATAGAAAATATAGACAACATGATAAGAACTTATGTTTTAGAAAATTCTGCAGAAGTTGAACATATGAAAAAAAATGTATATATGGAGTTAGCTAGCAGTTTATTAGAGCGTGTTAACGACTAA